In the genome of Ignavibacteriales bacterium, one region contains:
- the xylA gene encoding xylose isomerase: MNKFFPNIKEIKFEGKESKNPFAFKYYNKQQVVGSKTMAEHLRFSVAYWHTLMGDGRDIFGSPSFKREWHKSSDQITRAKDTMDAAFEFFQKLGIDYYCFHDRDIAPEGDTFTESCKNLQTMVEYAKSLQKSTGVKLLWGTANLFGNPIYAQGAATSPNVNVMALAAAQVKNAIDATYELGGENYVFWGGREGYETLLNTDVKREQEQMAKFFHMAVAYKKEIGFNGQFLIEPKPAEPSKHQYDFDAATSLYFLKEHNLIDNFKLNIEANHATLAGHTFEHELAVASAAGKLGSVDANRGDLMLGWDTDQFPTDIYQTTMAMMIILNQNGLGTGGLNFDAKPRRSSTDPYDLFHAHIGGMDAFARGLLIAHKLIEDKALSDFVKQRYSSFNSEIGKKIMSGNATLKEIETYVIDSDAPVLESGRQEMLENILNSYLS; encoded by the coding sequence TTGAACAAATTTTTCCCCAATATTAAAGAAATAAAATTTGAAGGTAAGGAATCAAAAAATCCATTCGCTTTTAAATACTATAACAAACAACAGGTTGTCGGTTCCAAAACAATGGCTGAACATCTTAGATTTTCAGTTGCATACTGGCATACACTGATGGGAGATGGAAGAGATATTTTTGGTAGTCCAAGTTTTAAACGTGAATGGCATAAATCTTCCGACCAAATCACACGCGCTAAAGATACGATGGATGCTGCGTTCGAGTTTTTTCAAAAACTGGGGATAGATTATTATTGTTTTCATGATCGCGACATTGCACCGGAAGGAGATACTTTTACCGAGTCTTGTAAAAATCTTCAGACAATGGTTGAATATGCAAAGTCACTTCAAAAATCTACCGGAGTAAAATTACTCTGGGGAACAGCAAATCTTTTTGGCAATCCGATATATGCACAGGGTGCGGCAACAAGTCCTAATGTAAATGTGATGGCACTTGCAGCGGCACAGGTTAAAAATGCAATTGATGCTACTTATGAACTTGGCGGAGAGAACTATGTTTTCTGGGGCGGTAGAGAAGGTTATGAAACTCTGCTTAATACTGATGTTAAGAGAGAACAGGAGCAGATGGCAAAGTTCTTCCACATGGCGGTTGCATATAAAAAAGAAATCGGTTTTAATGGACAGTTTTTAATTGAACCAAAACCTGCTGAACCTTCCAAACATCAATATGATTTTGATGCTGCTACTTCTTTATACTTTTTAAAAGAACATAACCTGATCGATAATTTCAAATTAAACATTGAAGCAAATCATGCTACTCTAGCAGGACATACATTTGAACATGAATTAGCAGTTGCATCAGCAGCAGGTAAACTTGGTAGTGTTGACGCAAACCGGGGTGACCTTATGCTTGGATGGGATACAGATCAGTTTCCAACAGACATTTATCAGACAACTATGGCAATGATGATAATCCTTAACCAGAACGGTTTAGGTACCGGCGGATTAAACTTCGATGCAAAACCAAGACGCAGTTCGACCGATCCTTATGATCTGTTTCATGCTCATATCGGGGGAATGGATGCGTTTGCACGCGGATTATTAATTGCTCACAAATTAATTGAAGATAAAGCATTGAGTGATTTTGTTAAACAGCGGTACTCAAGTTTTAACAGTGAGATAGGTAAAAAGATTATGTCAGGTAATGCTACATTAAAAGAAATTGAAACGTACGTTATTGATTCAGACGCACCGGTACTTGAAAGCGGAAGACAGGAAATGCTGGAGAACATTCTTAATTCATATTTGAGCTAA
- a CDS encoding LacI family DNA-binding transcriptional regulator produces MKKITIEDVAKRAGVSKGTVSAVINGKSTVKSGTRNHILEIMKELNFRPKGIARNMKNGSPDKSIGIIIKDLTYPFYTSIALGVKDYANSKGYSVIVASSENDHTCEKKFSNFFSSKDIKGVIIAPIVEGEAEIEHLFKLKMINYPFVLLEDVKGIQANVVAIDNIKAIKKAVKYLIDNGHQKIVHFAGPPHSSHTQERIEGFRHAFSERTLVFKSDMIVNIGSKYDESHSRTLEYFKDKKKKDYPTAIVCFNDQQALAVMTAMKELGIKVPEDISIVGNDDIYYARIYPVPLTTISAPKEEIGRTAAEILIRNIEAQHLLTPEKVILDTEFVIRESTRVLT; encoded by the coding sequence GTGAAAAAAATTACAATTGAAGATGTTGCAAAACGCGCTGGTGTATCTAAGGGAACTGTTTCAGCAGTTATCAATGGTAAGAGTACGGTTAAATCTGGAACCCGCAATCACATTCTGGAAATAATGAAGGAATTAAATTTCCGTCCCAAAGGCATTGCAAGGAACATGAAAAACGGTTCTCCTGACAAGAGCATTGGAATTATAATTAAGGATCTCACTTACCCGTTTTATACTTCAATCGCACTTGGCGTTAAAGACTACGCAAACAGCAAAGGCTATTCTGTAATTGTTGCAAGCTCGGAAAATGATCACACCTGTGAAAAAAAATTCTCCAACTTTTTCTCTTCAAAAGATATTAAGGGAGTTATTATAGCTCCAATTGTTGAAGGTGAAGCAGAGATTGAACATCTATTCAAATTAAAGATGATTAACTATCCTTTTGTTTTGCTTGAGGATGTTAAAGGTATCCAGGCTAATGTAGTTGCGATAGATAATATCAAAGCAATTAAAAAAGCTGTGAAGTATTTGATAGATAACGGTCATCAAAAGATTGTACACTTTGCCGGTCCGCCTCATTCATCTCATACGCAGGAAAGAATAGAAGGGTTTCGCCACGCATTCAGTGAACGGACACTTGTATTCAAGAGTGATATGATTGTTAACATAGGTTCAAAGTATGACGAAAGTCATTCACGTACACTTGAATACTTCAAGGATAAAAAGAAAAAAGATTACCCGACCGCAATTGTTTGTTTCAATGATCAGCAGGCACTTGCTGTAATGACGGCAATGAAAGAACTCGGAATAAAAGTTCCCGAAGATATTTCAATTGTCGGTAACGATGATATTTACTATGCAAGGATTTATCCGGTGCCATTAACAACTATAAGCGCACCGAAAGAAGAGATAGGGAGAACTGCTGCTGAAATATTAATCAGAAATATTGAAGCTCAACATTTGTTAACACCGGAAAAAGTGATTCTCGATACTGAGTTTGTTATTCGGGAATCAACAAGAGTTCTTACATAA
- a CDS encoding aldo/keto reductase, with product MKYRKFGTTGWKISEISFGAWAIGGTWGSVNDKDSMTALHTALDSGINFFDTADVYGDGRSEKLLAKLKKERKENFYIATKAGRRLNPHIAEGYSKKNIIRFVERSLKNLQVDSIDLLQLHCPPTNVYYMPEVFDILDELVEAGKIRFYGVSVEKVEEALKAIEYPNVQSVQIIFNMLRQRPSELFFQQAKLKQKGIIARVPLSSGLLTGKFTKSTKFEKDDHRHFNRNGKYFDKGETFSGIDYELSLKVVESLKAICPQAFSMSQFALKWILMFDKISCTIAGAKNHLQVIDNAKASELPALNNKVMKEVKKIYSELIKEKVHQYW from the coding sequence ATGAAGTACAGAAAATTTGGAACCACCGGATGGAAAATTTCGGAAATAAGTTTTGGCGCCTGGGCAATAGGCGGAACATGGGGAAGTGTAAATGATAAAGACTCAATGACAGCACTTCATACGGCACTTGATTCAGGTATTAATTTTTTTGATACGGCTGATGTGTATGGTGACGGCAGAAGCGAAAAACTTCTGGCGAAGTTAAAGAAAGAACGAAAAGAAAATTTTTATATCGCGACAAAAGCAGGCAGACGACTTAACCCACATATTGCGGAAGGGTACAGCAAAAAAAATATCATCAGGTTTGTTGAACGTAGTCTAAAAAATCTTCAGGTTGATTCAATTGATCTTCTTCAGCTCCATTGTCCTCCGACAAATGTTTATTATATGCCGGAAGTATTCGATATTCTCGATGAACTTGTTGAAGCAGGTAAAATCAGGTTTTACGGTGTAAGTGTTGAAAAAGTTGAAGAAGCGTTGAAGGCAATAGAGTATCCGAATGTTCAATCAGTCCAGATTATCTTTAATATGTTACGACAAAGACCATCTGAATTATTTTTTCAGCAGGCAAAGTTAAAACAAAAAGGTATCATCGCCCGTGTTCCGCTTTCATCGGGATTATTAACAGGAAAGTTTACAAAGAGTACAAAGTTTGAAAAAGATGATCACAGACATTTCAACAGGAATGGGAAATATTTTGATAAAGGTGAAACATTTTCCGGGATTGATTATGAACTGAGTTTAAAAGTTGTTGAAAGTCTAAAAGCAATTTGTCCACAAGCGTTTTCAATGTCGCAGTTCGCGTTAAAATGGATACTTATGTTTGATAAGATCAGTTGCACAATTGCAGGTGCGAAAAATCATTTACAGGTTATTGATAATGCTAAAGCATCGGAATTGCCGGCGCTTAATAATAAAGTAATGAAAGAAGTAAAAAAGATTTATTCAGAATTGATAAAAGAAAAAGTTCATCAGTACTGGTAA
- a CDS encoding solute:sodium symporter family transporter has translation MELGILDISVIILFFVVVLGTSMFKSRKEETGEDYFLASRSLIWPIIGISLIAANISSEQFVGMSGQSAGNVGLAIASYEWMAAITLVFVAFFFLPRFLSSGIYTIPEFLEYRYNSAARSLMAFYTMVIYVGVTISAVIYSGAITIYTIFNVDLEMAVWIIGVIAALYTTYGGLKAVAWADVFQGTALIVGGALVLVFGLYAVGGFDNFFTHNADKLHMVLPADHPVLPWTALVIGLWIPNIYYWGLNQYITQRTLAAKSLREGQKGIIFAAAIKIIIPFVIVFPGIMAAQLYGDSMNNTDAAYPLLIKNLIPSGLKGFMLAAIAGAVISSLASMLNSASTIFTLDLYKVYIKKDSSQKNLVFIGRVMTLIFVVLGCFIAPYLGDPKFQGIFTYIQEFQGYISPGILAAFVFGIIVKKAPPAAGVVALVACVPVYGFLQWQFGEIAFLNRMAITFGIILLLMTVITIAKPLKEPKTLPKRDGFDLAPTPQLMWWGGAVVVVTLILYGVFW, from the coding sequence ATGGAATTAGGGATACTTGATATAAGTGTAATCATCCTCTTCTTCGTGGTAGTGCTTGGAACAAGTATGTTCAAAAGCAGGAAAGAAGAAACAGGTGAAGATTATTTTCTTGCAAGCAGAAGTCTTATCTGGCCAATTATAGGTATATCACTTATTGCTGCTAACATTTCATCCGAACAATTTGTGGGAATGTCCGGACAAAGTGCCGGCAATGTTGGACTTGCAATAGCAAGTTACGAATGGATGGCTGCAATAACATTAGTGTTTGTTGCGTTCTTTTTCCTTCCAAGATTTTTGAGCAGTGGTATTTATACTATCCCGGAATTTCTTGAATACAGGTACAACTCTGCCGCCAGGTCTTTAATGGCTTTTTACACAATGGTAATTTATGTAGGAGTAACAATCTCGGCAGTGATCTACTCCGGTGCAATTACTATCTACACAATATTTAATGTTGATCTTGAAATGGCAGTCTGGATAATTGGAGTTATCGCCGCACTCTACACTACATACGGCGGATTAAAAGCAGTTGCCTGGGCTGATGTTTTCCAGGGTACTGCACTTATAGTCGGCGGAGCGCTTGTACTTGTGTTCGGTTTATATGCCGTCGGCGGATTTGATAATTTCTTTACTCACAACGCTGACAAACTTCACATGGTATTACCTGCCGATCATCCGGTACTTCCATGGACTGCACTTGTCATTGGTTTGTGGATTCCTAATATCTATTACTGGGGATTAAACCAGTACATCACCCAGCGTACATTAGCCGCAAAAAGTTTACGTGAAGGACAAAAGGGAATCATCTTTGCGGCGGCAATAAAAATAATAATTCCATTTGTGATAGTGTTTCCCGGGATTATGGCGGCACAACTTTATGGTGATTCAATGAACAACACAGATGCTGCTTACCCGTTACTAATTAAGAATCTTATTCCGTCAGGACTAAAAGGATTTATGCTTGCAGCGATTGCCGGCGCTGTGATAAGTTCATTAGCATCGATGTTAAATTCAGCATCGACAATATTTACTTTAGATCTGTATAAGGTTTATATCAAAAAAGATTCATCACAGAAAAATTTAGTGTTTATCGGAAGAGTGATGACATTAATTTTTGTTGTGCTTGGATGTTTTATAGCACCTTATCTTGGTGATCCAAAATTCCAGGGGATATTCACTTATATACAGGAATTCCAGGGATATATTTCACCCGGAATATTAGCGGCATTTGTGTTTGGAATAATTGTAAAGAAAGCACCACCGGCAGCCGGTGTGGTGGCATTAGTTGCGTGCGTTCCTGTTTATGGATTTCTTCAATGGCAGTTTGGTGAAATTGCTTTTCTTAACAGGATGGCAATTACATTCGGGATCATTTTATTATTGATGACTGTCATAACAATAGCCAAGCCGCTAAAAGAACCAAAAACATTACCGAAGAGAGATGGTTTTGATTTAGCTCCGACACCACAATTGATGTGGTGGGGTGGTGCTGTTGTAGTAGTTACACTAATTCTCTACGGAGTTTTTTGGTAA
- a CDS encoding galactose mutarotase: protein MITKSFYGNLSDGREVNLYSLLNSHGMMVNIINYGAIVTNIFVKDKHGKLDDVVLGYDSLDGYVQDKSFMGGIVGRYGNRISKGKFFLNDKPYSLSINNGNNHLHGGTTGYHKVLWNAITEYREDSKSVKLTYNSIDGEEGYPGNLIIAVKYSLTENDELKIEYHAETDMATVLNPTHHSYFNLSGKPGSSIGNHQLKINADRFLAVNDEQIPVSIEVVEDTPMDFRKLKFIRDVIDSDTDQMKIGNGFDHNWLINNYNGTKKQVAVLFEQNSGRMMEMYSDQPGLQFYSGNFLDGSIGKSGIKNDFRTGLCLEAQHFPDSPNHPEFPSTTLLPTQTYRQETIYKFMVKD, encoded by the coding sequence ATGATCACTAAATCTTTTTACGGTAACCTTTCTGACGGCAGGGAAGTTAATCTTTACTCTCTTCTCAATTCTCATGGTATGATGGTCAACATTATAAACTACGGCGCAATTGTTACAAACATTTTTGTGAAAGACAAACACGGTAAACTTGACGACGTTGTTTTAGGTTATGACTCACTCGATGGTTATGTGCAGGATAAAAGTTTTATGGGAGGTATCGTTGGCAGATACGGCAACAGGATTTCTAAAGGAAAATTTTTTCTGAATGATAAACCTTACTCATTATCTATTAATAATGGGAACAATCATCTTCACGGGGGAACCACAGGCTACCACAAAGTATTGTGGAATGCTATAACTGAATACAGGGAAGATTCAAAATCTGTTAAGCTTACTTATAATAGTATTGATGGTGAAGAAGGTTATCCGGGTAATCTTATTATCGCTGTGAAATATTCTCTTACTGAAAATGATGAATTGAAAATTGAGTACCACGCTGAAACAGATATGGCAACAGTATTGAATCCAACGCATCATTCGTATTTTAATTTATCGGGGAAGCCAGGTAGTTCAATCGGAAATCATCAACTAAAAATAAATGCCGACAGATTTTTAGCTGTAAACGATGAACAGATTCCCGTTAGTATAGAAGTGGTTGAAGACACTCCGATGGATTTCAGAAAACTAAAATTTATCAGAGATGTAATTGATTCAGATACAGATCAGATGAAGATCGGAAACGGTTTTGATCATAACTGGCTCATCAATAATTATAATGGCACAAAAAAACAAGTTGCGGTTTTGTTTGAACAAAACTCAGGAAGAATGATGGAGATGTACAGCGATCAGCCGGGACTTCAATTTTATTCAGGTAATTTTCTTGATGGAAGCATTGGAAAATCCGGAATTAAAAATGATTTCAGGACCGGACTGTGCCTTGAAGCACAACACTTTCCTGATTCACCTAACCATCCTGAATTTCCTTCAACCACATTATTACCCACTCAAACGTATAGGCAGGAAACTATTTATAAATTCATGGTTAAGGATTAG
- a CDS encoding galactokinase: MNIKISMTDSEILLNELYNGDEKVITCQRNGYKKLSAEFEQKFKTTPSNYFSSPGRTEISGNHTDHNHGMVIAASINLDSIAAASVNDSNEVILFSEGYKEPFKVNLNNLNPVEFEAGTTNALIRGIASRFMEKGFSAGGFNACITSDVIKGSGLSSSASIEVLIGTIFNHLYNDGRIPASEIAKIGLYSENVFFKKPCGLMDQMACAVGGIVSIDFNDLENPVIEKINYEFAQENYSMVIVHTGGSHISLTNDYAAIPTEMREVAAAFNKMNCNEISYEEFLSGVKTLRNKVSDRAILRAYHFYKENERVKKQVTALRSNDFKKFLTLANESGNSSFKYLQNIYSSNDPMFQPVSVALAFTEDFINKIGEGACRIHGGGFEGTIQVFLNNKFVNEFINYISDISDSFKVLNLNIRKVGTTKVILD, translated from the coding sequence ATGAATATAAAAATATCTATGACTGATTCTGAAATATTGTTGAATGAACTTTATAATGGTGATGAGAAAGTAATTACATGTCAAAGGAACGGGTACAAAAAATTATCTGCTGAGTTTGAACAAAAATTTAAAACGACACCTTCAAATTATTTTAGTTCTCCCGGCAGAACTGAAATAAGCGGAAACCACACTGATCACAATCACGGAATGGTAATAGCGGCGAGTATTAATCTTGATTCAATCGCTGCCGCATCTGTAAATGATAGCAACGAAGTTATTTTATTTTCAGAAGGATATAAAGAACCATTCAAAGTAAACCTGAATAATTTAAACCCCGTTGAATTCGAAGCAGGAACAACTAACGCTTTGATACGAGGTATCGCTTCACGTTTTATGGAGAAAGGGTTTTCTGCCGGAGGATTTAACGCCTGTATTACAAGTGATGTAATAAAAGGTTCGGGTTTAAGTTCATCGGCATCAATAGAAGTTTTAATCGGAACAATCTTCAATCATTTATATAATGATGGAAGAATACCGGCTTCTGAGATAGCAAAGATAGGGCTATACTCGGAAAATGTTTTCTTCAAAAAGCCATGCGGGTTAATGGATCAGATGGCTTGTGCAGTTGGTGGAATTGTTTCAATTGATTTTAATGATCTTGAAAATCCTGTCATTGAAAAAATCAATTATGAATTCGCGCAGGAAAATTATTCAATGGTAATTGTACATACCGGAGGTTCGCACATAAGTTTAACAAATGATTATGCTGCAATCCCGACTGAGATGAGAGAAGTAGCCGCCGCATTTAATAAAATGAATTGTAATGAGATTAGTTACGAAGAATTTTTATCAGGTGTAAAAACTTTAAGAAATAAAGTAAGTGACCGTGCGATACTTCGTGCATATCATTTCTATAAAGAAAATGAAAGAGTAAAAAAACAAGTCACGGCACTTCGTTCAAATGATTTTAAAAAATTCTTAACTCTTGCAAATGAATCTGGCAATTCATCATTCAAATATTTACAGAATATTTACTCATCGAATGATCCGATGTTTCAGCCTGTTTCAGTAGCGCTGGCATTTACTGAAGACTTCATTAATAAAATTGGCGAAGGCGCTTGCAGGATCCACGGCGGAGGGTTTGAAGGTACCATCCAGGTTTTTCTGAATAATAAATTTGTTAATGAGTTTATTAATTATATTTCCGACATATCGGATTCATTTAAAGTTTTAAATCTGAATATCCGGAAGGTAGGAACCACAAAAGTTATTTTAGATTAG
- a CDS encoding sodium:solute symporter has protein sequence MDFLGTADWIIVFLYFLVIAGISYWSMKKKKDSAQEYFLANRNVGWFVIGASILASNVGSEHVVGLAGTGADSGLIMGHYELHSWIALMLGWVFVPFYLRSKVFTMPEFLERRYNDKARWFLSVVSLVSYVLTKVSVTVYAGAVVITSFLGVDFWTGALVLVVLTGIYTVVGGMRAVVYTEAMQAILLLFGSILLTIIGLYELGGWNELIASVPAEKLNMFPPLSDPNFPWAGILFASPIVGIWYWCTDQYIVQRILTARNEKEARRGTIFAAYLKLFPFFVFLIPGLIAAALASSGKIELTQSDQAFPVLVKTLLPVGLRGLIAGGLLAALMSSLASVFNSCSTLFTMDIYRKFNPDAEEKKLVSIGRLATGVVVVLGILWIPLMKNISGTLYQYLQSVQSYIAPPIAAVFLLGIFFKRINSYGALSALIGGFVIGILRIILEISKDSLSGLLYDFATVNFLYFCIMLFTFSILLMTIVSLLTAKPSEEQLNGLTYSTTVKEDKATSRSSWTTFDLVLSLIVVVFIIAVFVYFSPLGVAG, from the coding sequence ATGGATTTTCTTGGAACTGCAGACTGGATAATTGTTTTTCTATACTTCCTGGTAATTGCAGGAATTTCATACTGGTCAATGAAAAAGAAAAAAGATTCTGCGCAGGAATATTTTCTTGCTAACAGGAATGTAGGTTGGTTTGTAATCGGCGCGTCAATCCTTGCCTCAAATGTTGGTTCGGAACATGTTGTCGGACTCGCAGGAACCGGCGCTGATTCAGGTTTGATAATGGGTCATTACGAACTTCACTCATGGATTGCACTTATGCTTGGCTGGGTGTTTGTTCCATTCTATCTTAGAAGCAAAGTATTTACCATGCCCGAGTTTCTTGAAAGAAGATATAACGATAAAGCAAGATGGTTCCTTTCAGTTGTCTCACTTGTAAGTTATGTTTTAACCAAAGTATCAGTTACTGTTTATGCCGGTGCGGTTGTTATCACATCATTCCTTGGTGTTGATTTCTGGACAGGTGCCCTTGTACTCGTTGTGCTTACAGGAATTTATACTGTAGTTGGTGGAATGCGGGCTGTAGTTTATACGGAAGCTATGCAGGCGATTCTGCTTTTGTTCGGTTCAATACTTTTAACAATAATCGGTCTTTATGAATTAGGCGGATGGAACGAATTGATTGCATCAGTGCCGGCAGAAAAATTAAATATGTTTCCTCCTTTATCCGATCCAAATTTTCCATGGGCTGGAATTTTATTTGCATCCCCAATTGTCGGTATATGGTATTGGTGTACGGATCAATATATAGTCCAGAGAATCTTAACGGCAAGAAATGAAAAAGAAGCAAGACGGGGAACTATCTTTGCGGCATACTTAAAATTATTTCCATTCTTTGTTTTTCTAATTCCCGGGTTGATTGCTGCGGCATTAGCAAGCAGTGGAAAAATAGAATTGACACAATCCGACCAGGCATTCCCGGTACTTGTGAAAACGCTACTACCAGTTGGTTTAAGAGGATTGATAGCAGGTGGTTTATTAGCCGCTTTGATGAGTTCACTTGCATCAGTTTTTAATTCGTGTTCAACATTGTTTACTATGGATATATATAGAAAATTTAATCCTGACGCTGAAGAAAAAAAATTAGTATCAATAGGAAGGCTTGCTACGGGAGTTGTAGTTGTACTCGGAATTCTATGGATTCCTTTAATGAAAAATATTTCGGGAACATTATACCAATACTTACAAAGTGTACAATCATACATCGCACCGCCAATTGCGGCAGTTTTTCTATTAGGAATTTTCTTTAAACGTATTAATTCTTACGGAGCTTTATCAGCACTTATCGGCGGATTTGTAATTGGAATTTTGAGAATCATACTTGAGATAAGTAAAGATTCACTGAGCGGATTATTATATGACTTTGCGACTGTGAACTTTTTATACTTTTGTATAATGCTTTTCACATTCAGCATTTTACTTATGACTATTGTAAGTTTATTAACAGCCAAGCCTTCTGAAGAACAACTAAATGGGCTTACATATTCAACTACAGTAAAAGAAGATAAAGCAACTTCAAGATCAAGCTGGACAACATTTGATCTTGTGCTGTCATTAATTGTTGTAGTTTTTATAATCGCTGTGTTCGTATATTTTTCACCGTTGGGCGTTGCAGGTTAG
- a CDS encoding carbohydrate kinase, with protein MNKKFLLGLDIGSSSVKASYIDAITGELIASANSPETEMKIESSKSGWAEQHPETWWHHTVEAVKKITSKVNVSTFEVLGIGISYQMHGLVLVDADQKVLYPSIIWCDSRAVETGNKAFKELGEEFCLEHFLNSPANFTASKLRWVKENLPDIYSRTYKFMLPGDYIAMKLTGRITTTISGLSEGIFWNFKNERIANEVLHYYKIHENLIPDIVPNFGDQGVVNKKAADELGLKHGIPVAYRAGDQPNNALSLNVLNPGEIAATAGTSGVIYGVDNKNIFDPQNRVNTFAHVNYTKSKHNVGVLLCINGTGIQYSWIKQQLFENKYSYNEMNTFASAVSPGSQGLMCFPFGNGAERVLTNKRIDAHFSGIDFNLHKKEHVINAAQEGIVFTFRYGLEVMKSMNMKFNVVRAGNSNLFQSPVFRKAFVNTCNVALELYNTDGSQGAARGAGIGTGLFSEVAAFKGLKLVEELLPDPELVNQYDSVYKKWEEILRSKLNVN; from the coding sequence ATGAATAAAAAATTTTTGTTAGGATTAGATATCGGAAGTTCATCTGTAAAAGCATCATATATTGATGCCATAACCGGTGAACTTATTGCTTCTGCAAATTCACCCGAGACCGAAATGAAAATTGAATCATCAAAATCCGGTTGGGCTGAACAACATCCGGAAACCTGGTGGCATCATACTGTTGAAGCTGTAAAAAAGATCACATCAAAAGTAAATGTAAGTACATTCGAAGTTTTAGGAATTGGAATTTCATACCAGATGCATGGATTGGTTCTTGTCGATGCAGATCAAAAAGTTTTATATCCTTCAATTATATGGTGTGACAGCAGAGCGGTTGAAACAGGAAACAAAGCATTTAAAGAACTCGGCGAAGAGTTTTGCCTGGAACATTTTCTTAATTCGCCCGCAAACTTTACTGCATCAAAACTACGATGGGTAAAAGAAAATCTTCCCGATATATATTCGCGGACTTATAAGTTCATGCTGCCCGGCGACTACATAGCTATGAAATTAACAGGCAGGATAACAACAACTATTTCCGGTTTAAGTGAAGGTATATTCTGGAATTTTAAAAATGAACGTATCGCAAATGAAGTTCTTCATTATTATAAAATTCATGAAAACCTGATTCCTGATATTGTTCCAAATTTCGGGGACCAGGGTGTTGTTAATAAAAAGGCAGCAGATGAACTTGGATTAAAACATGGAATTCCGGTTGCATACAGAGCCGGCGATCAACCTAATAATGCATTATCATTGAACGTATTAAATCCGGGAGAGATTGCAGCAACGGCGGGTACATCAGGTGTTATTTATGGTGTGGATAATAAAAATATTTTTGATCCGCAGAACCGTGTTAACACATTTGCTCACGTTAACTATACAAAGTCAAAACATAATGTCGGCGTGTTGTTATGTATCAATGGAACGGGCATTCAGTATAGCTGGATAAAGCAGCAGTTATTTGAAAATAAATATTCATACAATGAGATGAATACATTCGCATCTGCAGTAAGTCCCGGGTCACAAGGTTTGATGTGTTTTCCATTTGGTAACGGAGCGGAAAGAGTTTTAACAAACAAAAGAATTGATGCTCATTTTTCCGGGATTGATTTCAACCTTCATAAGAAGGAACATGTAATTAATGCTGCACAGGAGGGTATTGTATTTACATTTAGATACGGACTTGAAGTAATGAAATCAATGAACATGAAATTCAATGTTGTAAGAGCAGGTAATTCAAATTTATTTCAGAGTCCGGTTTTCAGAAAAGCATTTGTTAATACATGTAACGTTGCATTAGAACTATATAATACCGACGGTTCACAGGGAGCCGCGAGGGGTGCAGGTATAGGAACAGGATTGTTTAGTGAAGTTGCTGCCTTTAAAGGATTAAAATTAGTTGAAGAACTTTTACCTGATCCTGAACTTGTCAATCAATACGATTCAGTGTATAAAAAGTGGGAAGAAATCCTTCGTTCAAAACTGAATGTTAATTAA